The DNA sequence tttttagtttatttaacggattatactttttattttaagccatttaaaaagataaaaaaaaattgaattgacTTTATCCATCCGCGTCCAATCcaaaatccaaaagaaaaccCAAAATTGGAAGCCCTAATTCCAGAATTCCAAGAACTCAATCAAATTGGGAATCAAATTGGGATCTTGtgcacgcacacacacacacagaattCAAAATCAGTGTTTATCACTGGACAACAAAAAGTTTTTGCATTTGGTTGGTGAACCATTTGCCCAAATTGCACTTGACTTTGTAGGATATTACAAAAATACCATTCATGATAAGTATGCTACTTTGGACTAGGGCTACCCTTGTAAATTTGGAACAAATCGGGGGTTATATGTATAAAAATCCCCAAATCCCCTTCTCGATTCCTCTCCCCTTTTCCTCTTCTCCGACGTCTCCCATCCCTCGTCGGCGCCGCTCGAATCTCCGTTAAAGCCTCGGATTGGATCTCGTTTTGGATAGATTAGAGCTCCTTTTCTTCTGTTATTCTTGGATCGCTTCTTTGCTGGTTCGGATCCTTGATCTATGGTGCTGTTTGATCGGTGAGGTTATCTCTGTTTTTTTCTCTCTGATTTTTAGGGCTTATGattgatttttgtaatttttttttggggtttttaaGCTAATATTGCTGTTTTCGAGATCAAAGATTTGTCTTTTATCTTGGGTTTATGCTGGTTTTGATGTGTGTATTTGGATCTCTGATTTTCAGATTGTTGtcttttactctttttttttttatatttgattagtTGTGTTATTCTGTGAAGATGGTATCTTTTGTCTCAATTTTGGGCGTAGATTCGAACATACTGTGGCTGACTGAGGCTTGTactcaaaattcaatttttttctttttttcctctaaatttgtAAGTTGGAAGAGATATCAAGGTAAAAAAGATTCAAACTTTGAGGTGTTAAATTCGGATCAATATGTATTAGATTGGTATGTTAGTCCATTTACTGCCTTTTCAGTGGATGATGTTCATTTGAGTGTTTGAGATCTTTCCCTTAGTTTGAAGTAATTTTGTGAGAACTGTTTGATGTTTAATATCCTGAAATTTAGTGTAGGTGATTCATGGCTGACCAGCAGTTAGTGGCACAAGTCCAAGACCATGGTTTGGTTGCTAGTGATCATTCTTTAGTTATTGGCCAAGAGTTTCAGGATGTGGAAAGTTGCAGAAGAGCACTAAAGGAGATTGCCATTGCTTTACATTTTGAGCTTCGGATAGTGAAGTCTGACCGTAGTAGATTCATTGCCAAGTGCTCCAAAGAAGGATGCCCATGGAGAATTCATGTGGCAAAGTGCCCTGGAGTGCCGACTTTCTCAATTCGAACTTTGCATTCTGATCATACTTGTGAAGGTGTCCGCAATCTTCATCACCAGCAAGCTTCTGTTGGATGGGTGGCAAGATCAGTGGAGGCCCGTTTGAGAGATAACCCTCAGTATAAACCGAAGGAGATATTGCAGGATATTCGTGAGCAGCACGGAGTTGCTGTGTCTTATATGCAGGCATGGAGGGGAAAGGAGCGGAGTATGGCTGCAGTTCATGGTACTCTTGAGGATGGGTATCGTCTTCTCCCTGCATACTGTGAGCAGATTAGGAGAACAAATCCTGGAAGTATTGCGGTGGTTTATGCTACTGGTCCTGAGAATTGCTTCCACCGTTTGTTTATTTCCTACAGGGCATTGATATATGGATTTCTACAAGCTTGTAGACCACTTCTGGAGCTTGATAAAGCACAACTCAAGGGGAAATACCTTGGAACCTTGCTTTGTGCTTCTGCTGTAGATGCAAATGATACATTGTTCCCGTTAGCATTTGCAGTTGTGGATTCTGAGACTGATGATAATTGGATGTGGTTTCTTTCAGAGCTGCGAAAATTGCTTGGAGTGAGTACAGATAAGATGCCGATTTTGACAATTTTATCAGAGAGGCAAAATGGTGTTGTTGAAGCAGTGGAAACTCATTTCCCCAGTGCCTATCATGGATTTTGTTTGCGCCATGTGAGTGAGAGCTTCCGGGATGAATTTAAGAATTCGAAACTGGTCAATCTTTTTTGGAATGCTGTTTATGCGCTCACTGCAGCTGAGTTCGAGTTGAAGGTGGCTGAGATGATGGAGGTCCAAGACGTCATGCCTTGGTTCCATCGCTATCCACCTAATCTCTGGGCTGTCGCATACTTTGAGGGTGTGAGATATGGCCATTTCACTCTCGGAATTACCGAATTATTATATAACTGGGCTCTCGAGGGTCATGAGCTTCCCATGGTGCAGATGATGGAGCATATCCGACATCATTTAAACACATGGTTTCACGAACGGCGAAATATGGCCATGTCATGGGCATCAATCCTTGTACCCTCTGCGGAGAAGTTGATTGCAGAAGCCGTTGCAGATTCACGCTGCTACCAAGTTCTTCGTGCAAACAAAGTGGAGTTTGAAATCGTGTCATCTGAGAGAACAAACATTGTGGATATACAAAGTCGGTGTTGTTCTTGTCGGCGATGGCAAATATATGGCATACCATGTGCGCACGCTGCAGCAGCACTCCTATCATGCGGCGAAGATGTCAGACTCTACGCCCAAGAGTGCTTTAGCATCAACAGTTACCGTGAAACCTATTCACAGGTGATCAATCAAATTCCCGATAGAAGTTTATGGAAGGATGTAGCAGAGGGAACAGAAGGTGGTCTCGGCAAAGCAGATATAATCATTCGCCCGCCAAAAACACGGAGGCCCCCAGGCCGGCCAAAGAAGAAGGTCCTCCGAATAGAAAGCTTAAAGCGACCGAAACGAGTTGTACAATGTGGCAGATGTCATCTGTTGGGACACTCACAGAAGAAATGCACATTGCAAATCTGACTCCCAATGCTGTCCAgctgaatttttttcttcttttttctgatAATTTGCAGTTTAAATTATTGAGCTAGTATTTGTATCATGGCAGCAGATAAGCATGAGCATGCTATACAAAATCATTGTTGTATCTCCGTCATTTGATTGAATCTGAGTTGCATCCTAGTGTTCCATTTTCCGCGAAATTGATTTCCGTGTGTTATGTTGTCTCTAATTTCTTCCTCATGTGTTCTTCACTTCGGATCAGCTGTAAATTTGCATATCACTGTATATTGACAGTTTAGCCTTAATTAATGGAAATGTTCATGCATAATGCTGCTAGAAGTATCAACACTTTGTTATTTGGGAAGCAGAATAAATGGAAATGAAAGTGAATGAGTCAATGTCTGACCAAACTAAAGTAGTGCATTTGAAAGTCAAAGTACTTGAAAATCAAACAATagagatatgcatatatacataaatatagaaAGCCAAACAATaggcatttatatatatatatatatatatgtatgtattgtaATTAAGGCAGAGCATGGGTCCATGAGAGCCAACTGTTGAAAACATGGGAGTTATTTGGGTAGTCAACTTGCCTGATTTTCACTGTTTATGCagtaaaaagaaatattttatagGGCCTAGGCTGTTggtgtttgtttatatatatatacacacacaatatTACACAATGCACAAAATCAGAGACTTCTCTGAAACTAGAGATGGTGATGACTGATGAACATGCAAGACATTGCAAGTTGGCATGGCAACAAAGGTTTGCAAGACATTACTGCTTGTTATTGGGCAGGTAGGGTTAGAGAAGGATCTATTATGAGCTTTTAAACCAGAACCTAACTATGAGTTGAGGATAACTATGGTAGGtgaaaattaaatacaataaattcaaacaataagTTGTAATGCAACGTCATATCTTTTGCATTTCAATGCATGTCGTACTCCTTCTGTTTCTCCCTTCACCATTTTCTACAAAACattgttatctttttattttatctgatatatttttttgtagaaaacaaaaaataagaacataattatatagaaaataataattgagaGCTCATTTCACGTTTGAGCACAAGCTTTCACATGGCTGGCTTTCcgaatttaaaatcaaatagtTCAGGAGTTGTGGGCTCGTCCAACGAGTAACTAGGTATAGTTGTGATTAAAAGACTTCAAGTTCAAATATCTCAAATTACAATTAATGTTCAGAGTCTCATGTGAGAATTTTGCGTAAGGATTACATCTCATTCTTTGCTTTGGGATTGCATAGGGGTTATCTTCAGAAGGTCAGTTAAACCACTGATGCACCTCCGTACTcgtttgtcttttattttatcgCTTGTCAGGATGGAATCTCATATTTGTGAAAACTTCCATGCTGCAAAAGCAGAGCTCCATACATATTTTTCATCTGCATCCATAAAACTTCATCAAACATACACAGCATTAAACACCACTAACAATGAAAAGAGAACTCATCTTGTTATTATGATGTAGACTTCATTGACTCAATGGTAGCTTTATTTTGTCTCTTTGGTTCCTCTGCTGTTTGTTCGGTTGTAAAAATGTATTAACTAAGACATTGCCTCCTAGTTTTTTATTCTGTTTCTCTCCCTTTcactattttttgttgtttgttttattatttttattttatctactatatcaattttttttataataaattagtgatttatttattttatttaaaaaaataataataatagaagaattGATCTCAAATATAACAAAAGCACCGCCTTACAACAAAGTCCTTCATCATCCATTGATGACGAAAATCAggataagatatatatattaatgaatgcTATACCAATACAAAGCCATTCCATTCATTAGTTTCACATGCTTTACATAAATGAATATCTAAATATTTTCCCACTTGCATCCTTAACCTACTTCACTCCATTCCACTCTAAAGAGTTAGTGCCAAAGAAAAAATGTAAAATGGCCTATCCCAGGAGAGTCGTTCGGCtggagaaagaaaagggaagaagacttcttttcttcattcattACTTTACTTAAAAGACACACAACATcacaaccaaaaagaaacacACAAAACACTACTACCCAGACTAACAGTgagtataaaatttaaaacatatccAGCCATCCATATTCCCATACTGAATTGACTTGTTACTGGTGAAGTATGGATGCTATTCTCATTGGTACTTGGATATAATGGATCACAGCTAGGATTAAATCCAACATACTCCCCCTTAATCCAGTTGTGGTCCGAGATCGCGAACACCCATCAGGTGCCGCATTGTCGCAAGCTTCCCCGCTGGCAAAGCCTTCGTCAAAGCATCTGCTTTTTGATCCTCAGTGTTGACGAACTGAACAACAATCTGTCCTCCTTCGATGCACTCACGAATGAAATGGAATTTTGTGTCAATATGCTTACTGCGTCCATGGAAGACGGGGTTCTTCATTAATGCAATAGCTGACTTGTTGTCAACATATAGCTTCACCACTCGTAGTTTTCCTCCAGTCAGTTCTCCCAACAAACTTCTAAGCCAGAGTGCATGGCATGCCGCTACTGTTGCAGCCATGAATTCAGCCTCGCACGATGAAAGAGCAACTGTCTTCAATTTCTGTGAATTCCAGGACACAAGACATTCATTAATGTAGAAAGCCATTCCTCCCGTGCTCTTTTCTCATCATCCATATCTCCCGCAAAGTCACCGTGCTCAGAAACCCAGTGATTACCTCTGCTTCTCCTCCTCTGGTATACACCAATCCATAATGTATGGTACCAGATAAGTATTGAAGAATTTTCTTCACAGCATTGTGATGCAACATAGTTGGTCTTTCCATGAACCTGTTGGCTACTCCAACAACAAAAGAGAGGTCAGGGCGAGTATGTACCAAATACCTGAGACAACCAATGACTCGCCTATACTCAAGTGGCATCCATCGGTTGACCATCTAGATCCTTGTTCAATCGTGCTCTCGGTTCCATGGGAATTTTAGTGGGATTACAGTCCATCATTCCAAAACGTGTCAAAAACTTTCACGGCAGATATGCACTGCTTAATTTTTGATGCAATTATCTTGTCGAGAAACTTCAAAACCAAGATAAAAATGACAATAACCCCATATCACTCATCTCAAATTCAATACTCATCTGATGTTTGTAAATCTCAATCTCCTTTGGATCTCCTCCTGTGACgatgatatcatcaacatacaccCCTATTATAACTGCAGCTCGTCCATCTCCTCTTGTGTATACGGCCTGCTCCTGTGCACACCTTCTGAACCCGAGATTCTTTAAACTCCTGTCTAGTTTAATATTCCATGCCCGTGGCGCTTGTCGAAGCCCGTAGAGAGCCTTGCTTAGTTTTAGCATGAGGTGCTCCTTGTCCTTCTCTATAAAGCCTTCTGGCTGAGTCACATACACCTCCTCTTCAAGCTCCCCATTTAAAAATGCCGATTTTACATCTAAGTGATGAACCTGCCACCCATGATTTGCAGCAATGGCAAGAATCACATGCACACTGTCTAACCTGGCCACTGGTGCAAATACATCTTCGAAATCTATTCCCTGCCGTTGCACGTACCCTTTCGCCACTAGCCTGGCTTTGTGCTTGATCACTTCCCGATCTGAGTTCTTCTTCAACTTGTACACCCATTTCAAACCAATGGGTTTGTGTCCTGCAGGTAACATTGTCAGTGTCCATGTTCCATTCTTCTCAATGGACTCAATCTCATTCGCCATGGCTTCTTCCCAAGCCGGCTGGCCAACTGCATCACGGTAGCTGGATGGCTCTTCCCCCTCTGCAAGCATGGCCATATCAAAACATTCATCAAGTTCTACATGGCGAGCATCACTCATGATGTCTTCAATATGCCTATACCGAACCACACCTTCCTTTGAGCTGCTGGAGCTTGCTGTCGGGGTTGGAGAAAAACTCAGTGCAGGTGTCGTCGATGATACAGCCTGTATTGGAGTAGTCACTTCTGCCATCCGCGATCTCACCATATTCACAGGTTCTGATGGTGTTCTGTCCCCAGCTAGTGGTGATAGTTCGTGTGTCGGTTCAACCACTGGTCTACTGACAAAAGGCTCTAAGCTGCTTCCCGTCGAAGTGTCGAGAATCTCTTCCTCAATAATGATCTCAGTTGCTTCTGAAGCTCCCCCGCCTACATTCCACTTCCACACTAAATTTTCTTCAAACTTAACATCTCGACTTACAATGAGTTTGCCACGCTGTGGATCATAGAGTCGATGCGCCTTACTATTCTCCTCGGCACCAAGATACACCATGGGTTGGCTCCGATCATCAAGCTTTTTCAAATGTGTCTGCACCTTGACATGTGCAGCGGAAACCCGAACACCCCGGAGATGTCCGAGATGTGGCTTCCCTACCCTGCTCCAAGCTTCAAATGGAGTTCGATCACCCATTGCTTTCGTTGGTAGTCGGTTTAGCAGATACACTGCATGCCGCACCGCCTCTCCCCAGAATTTTCCAGGGACATTCATGCTTTTGAGTAATGACCTTGCCATTGCCATTACTGTTCTGTTTCTCCGCTCCACCACACCATTCTGCTGTGGTGTGTAGGGAGCGGTGAGATGGTGCAAAATCCCAGCCTCATCACAGATACGGACGAACCCGGCGGACAGAAACTCGCCACCGCGATCTGTCCTCATAGTCTTGATTCGATGTTCACTCAAGTTCTCTACCTGCAGCTTGAATTTTCTAAATACAAGGTAGGACTGATCTTTTGACATGATCACATAAACCCACATCCAGCGTGTGCAATCATCAACAATTAACATGAAATATCTGTTACCGGCGAGAGTTGAGGGAGAGATCGGACCACATAAGTCGATTTGGAGAAGTTCGAGCGCCACCTGTGCTCGAAAGCTTGCCACCGCCGGGAATGGGTCTCTTGCTTGTTTCGCCACCAGACATCCCTGGCATAATTGATTTTGTTGTGTAATTGTTGGTACTCCTGCTGCCATCTTCTTGTCAATCAACTGCTTTAAAGAGTGAAAATTGACATGACCAAGTCGGACATGCCAGAGCCATGCTGGTTCGTCGATGTTCATTAGCATACTGCATCGGCCCTCGCTCGCCCAGACTTGATGCGATATAGACGGTTTGGTGAACGCTTCACCTTCATGATCAGCCGAAGATGGAGTTTGTCGTACATCTCAAGCTCGTCTTCATTCATCACCACCTCAGAGCCTATCTCGTGAGTTGGCCGAGACTCACCGTATTGTCGCAAGTCTTGGTATATAGTATACCTCCTGGAGAGACCACTGTTCCCCATTCTTGCAAATAAACATAATAGACCCCTTTCCCATGATTTCAACCGTGGATTTGTCTCCAAATGTTACCTTCCCGGTGACACTTTCGTCTAGTTCATGGAACTTTTCTTTGTCTCCTGGTCATGTGACCGCTGGCCCCGTTGTCAAGGTACCGTAAATCACTAGTGCCCGCTGCCTCCTTCGACCAGGTGTAGCTCCGGGAACACCTTCTCTTCGTTGAGGAAACCAATATCTCCCCTTTCCTCTCGCGTCGGCACAGTCAAGTTTAGTTCATCTGATACTGCGAGTGAGAGAGCCGGTGCTGTGTCATCACCCCGCGTGAGATGTGCCACTTCCTCTTTCTTGGGTACCTTGCACTGGTTGGCGTAGTGCCCCAACTTGTTGCAGTTGAAGCACTGAATGTGGCTCTTATCACGTCCCCTGCCGCTAGAGCCACTGAAGCCATCCTTTCCTGGCACACTCCCACTGGCGCAGCGTCCTCCGCCTTTTACCACGCCCACGGTTGCTCATGACGCGGGTCGTTCTCGGTGACTTCCCTCTTCCCGAGGAATCCCCGATCGCATCTTCTGCCGTACCTCCCACTCCGCCCGAGTGAGAAGAAGATGACCATCACCGGTGGTGCCACCGGATACCCGTCTTGTACGTTCCTCGTAGGCCTTCAGCCGACCCACTGCCTCCTCAAAGAGCAGCTTCTTAAGATCGCAGAACTGCTCAATGCCAGCGATCACAGTGACGAAACGCTCAGGTACAGTGTCGAACAATTTTTTCACCAAAGCGGTGTCATCCAGGTTGCCGCCCAGGTTGGCATACCAGACCGCCATGCCGGTAAGCTTCCCGGCGTACTGATCAAGAGTCTCCCCTTCTTGCATGCGCAGTGCGTCGAAATCACTCTTCAACGTCTGTAGGCGTGCCTCCTTGACGCGATCTGCGCCTACGAACCTTGCCTTGAGGCAGTCCCAAACCTCCTTCGCCGTCTTCTTGGCTGCAACTTGCATGAGGAGGTCCTCCGGGAGTGCCTGAAGAAGGTGCGATCGGGCCTTCTTGTCTTTCTTCGTGTCGACAACCTCCCCGGCCGTCGGCTCGATCGCCTCCCACACTCCTTGGTCCTCCATCATGGCCTGTACCCGGATCACCCAGCAGGTATAATTCGTCGTTGTCAGTTGCGGGTACACGAACGATCCACCACCGATCTCCCGTGAGGACTCTCCGTGTGCGACAAGCGACATAGTGTTGAAACGGGGATACTTAGGCATgcaagctctgataccagatAAAGAGTTAGTGCCAAAGAAAAAAT is a window from the Dioscorea cayenensis subsp. rotundata cultivar TDr96_F1 chromosome 2, TDr96_F1_v2_PseudoChromosome.rev07_lg8_w22 25.fasta, whole genome shotgun sequence genome containing:
- the LOC120277330 gene encoding uncharacterized protein LOC120277330; this encodes MADQQLVAQVQDHGLVASDHSLVIGQEFQDVESCRRALKEIAIALHFELRIVKSDRSRFIAKCSKEGCPWRIHVAKCPGVPTFSIRTLHSDHTCEGVRNLHHQQASVGWVARSVEARLRDNPQYKPKEILQDIREQHGVAVSYMQAWRGKERSMAAVHGTLEDGYRLLPAYCEQIRRTNPGSIAVVYATGPENCFHRLFISYRALIYGFLQACRPLLELDKAQLKGKYLGTLLCASAVDANDTLFPLAFAVVDSETDDNWMWFLSELRKLLGVSTDKMPILTILSERQNGVVEAVETHFPSAYHGFCLRHVSESFRDEFKNSKLVNLFWNAVYALTAAEFELKVAEMMEVQDVMPWFHRYPPNLWAVAYFEGVRYGHFTLGITELLYNWALEGHELPMVQMMEHIRHHLNTWFHERRNMAMSWASILVPSAEKLIAEAVADSRCYQVLRANKVEFEIVSSERTNIVDIQSRCCSCRRWQIYGIPCAHAAAALLSCGEDVRLYAQECFSINSYRETYSQVINQIPDRSLWKDVAEGTEGGLGKADIIIRPPKTRRPPGRPKKKVLRIESLKRPKRVVQCGRCHLLGHSQKKCTLQI